The genomic stretch GGTCTTCGAGCAGAGCTACGAGGGGATCGAGGGCGACTCGGCGTCGAGCACCGAACTCTACGCCCTCCTCTCGGCGCTCTCGGGGCTCCCCCTGAAACAGTACCTCGCCGTCACGGGTTCGGTGAACCAGAAGGGCGAGGTCCAGGCGATCGGCGGCGTGAACGAAAAACTGGAGGGGTTCTTCGAGGTCTGCAAGGCGAAAAGGCTCAACGGGAACCAGGGGGCGCTGATCCCGGCAAGCAACGTCCAGAACCTGATGCTGAAAGAGGAGATCGTCGAGGCCGCGAAGGCGGGGAAGTTCCGGATCTACCCGGTGCGGACGATCGACGAAGGCATCGAGATCCTCACGGGTGTCCCGGCAGGCGTGCGCCGGGATGACGGCACCTATGAGGAGGGAACCGTGAACTACCTGGTGGACCGGCGCCTCCGGGAGATGGCCGAGACGATGCGCGGGTTCCAGCCGACGACGGTGAAGTGACACCGATGGAGCGGAAACGGTCGGTCTACATGGACCATGCGGCGACGACACCGGTGCGGCCGGAGGTCGTCGAGGCGATGCTCCCTTACTTCTCGGAGCGATTCGGGAACCCCTCCTCGCTCTACTCCCTCGCCCGGGAGGCGAAGGAGGCGGTCGAGGAGGCGCGGGAGCGGGTGGCGGCGGCGATCGGCGCTACACCTGCGGAGATCTACTTCACCTCGGGCGGGACGGAGGCCGACAACTGGGCGATCAAGGGAACGGCGGCGGCGAGACGAAAGAAGGGCGACCATATCATCACCTCCGCAATCGAGCACCACGCCGTCCTCCATACCTGCCGGAGCCTGGAGAAGCAGGGCTACCGGGTCACCTACCTCCCGGTCGACGAGTTTGGCCGGGTCGACCCGGCGTCGGTCGAGGAGGCGATCACGGACGCGACGATCCTCGTCTCGGTGATGGCCGCGAACAACGAGATCGGGACGATCCAGCCGGTCCGGGCGATCGCGGAGGTCGCGCACGACCACACAGTTCCGTTCCACACCGACGCCGTCCAGGCGATCGGGGCATTCTCGGTGGACGTGGACGAGATGGGGGCCGACCTCCTCGCCCTCTCCGCCCACAAGTTCGGCGGCCCGAAGGGGACGGGAGCCCTCTACGTCAGGAAAGGAACCCGGATCGGGACGTTCATGGACGGCGGAGCGCAGGAACGGGGCAGGCGGGCCGGAACCGAGAATGTTCCCGGGATCGTGGGGATCGGGCGGGCGATCGAACTCGCGACCGCCGGTATGCCCCGGAACGCTCCCCGGCTTGCCACGATGCGGGATCGGTTGATCCGCGGGATCCTGGATG from Methanoculleus chikugoensis encodes the following:
- the nifS gene encoding cysteine desulfurase NifS; protein product: MERKRSVYMDHAATTPVRPEVVEAMLPYFSERFGNPSSLYSLAREAKEAVEEARERVAAAIGATPAEIYFTSGGTEADNWAIKGTAAARRKKGDHIITSAIEHHAVLHTCRSLEKQGYRVTYLPVDEFGRVDPASVEEAITDATILVSVMAANNEIGTIQPVRAIAEVAHDHTVPFHTDAVQAIGAFSVDVDEMGADLLALSAHKFGGPKGTGALYVRKGTRIGTFMDGGAQERGRRAGTENVPGIVGIGRAIELATAGMPRNAPRLATMRDRLIRGILDAIPDTRLNGHPTERLANNVNVAFRYVEGESILLMLDALGIAASTGSACTSASLEPSHVLTSCGLPPEHAHGSLRLTLGYANTGEDIDYILEVLPGIIERLRAISPLRGEA